One Amphiprion ocellaris isolate individual 3 ecotype Okinawa chromosome 5, ASM2253959v1, whole genome shotgun sequence genomic region harbors:
- the chl1b gene encoding neural cell adhesion molecule L1-like protein isoform X5, with product MWLQRSPGLAAVQAVVICICAFHATTAMDIPLEVLGHVNIEQLPTITAQSPSSLIAFPFDESFPMTCEAKGNPEPEFRWTKNGQEFDPSLDPRLMKEEHSGTFVIPNNGNLTEYQGTYRCFASNKLGTAISKEIEFIVPNVPKFPKETPAPVVVEEGQPFTLKCDPPNGIPPLQIYWMTINLQHIEQDERVSMGLNGDLYFSHAVEKDSRRDYCCFAHFPRIRTIVQKNAMSVIVKTRKGDSPESANAILERRPSLLMPSGGKSEKQLVKGEDLKLECIAEGYPTPQVEWVKMDRQLPVKATLESHGKLLIVPRVEQKDSGKYMCKAKNPLGEAFHYFTVTIEEPPEWVFEPESQLSMIGSDVFIKCSASGSPRPTTTWRVNGVPLQESPAANRKAFDDTIVLHNAKPSDSAVYQCEASNRHGTLLSNANIMIMNLPPMILTNNGEDYSAVEGKGVMMHCKVFSSPPSTISWSKDDSSESVEGPRFTVHDNGSLEVYNVEKGDMGQYTCLAKNTEGSSAIDAMLYVKDPTRIVVAPEDRQILIGTMAQLSCLAEYDKSFSNDFELLWEKDDMEITLNYTENSRYLVEDGTLHIVNVSHRDQGVYTCVAKTPVDHDTASALIMVLDVPDAPENLVLSEHKSKSVKLKWIPGDDHNSSTTEFIIDYEESKWEPGNWKELLRVPGNHNSAVLKLHGHVDYRFRVSAVNDVGKGPPSQPTERYKTPPAAPDKNPENIKIEGHLPHEMDINWEPLLPIEHNGPGLEYKVSYRRQDVEEDWKEHTVKRHSFVVRNTPTFVPYEIKIQAKNHQGWGPEPKIVTGYSGEDFPSAAPDDVAVEVMNGSVVKVSWTRVHKDKLHGHLGGYRINWWRLRTLVDSKKSHGDKHALTFPGDRSHAMVPGLTPFSEYSLIVMTFNGRGNGPGSHPVNFKTPEGVPEKNPVFRVTDVQRHTVSLVWDPPMEPNGILTGYLLEYQLINDTEEVGPLQTIDISNPDTTKWILRDLEPVSKYKFYLRSCTTVGCGPVVSEECTTTLETTSILASTVGLSKSALPSPPSTPKSPVTKPTRSTIVPVLLNVSSAVSDSSANISWISGGEHTQFYIAYMNHREGHWKISEALDTSKTFHVIDGLKPETKYTVRLVPNSWVDNSSIFEDVITTGSTGLASIHGGISTQGWFIGLMCAIAVLTLIVLIACFVNRNKGGKYSVKEKEDLHPDVESQGMNDDTFCEYSDNDEKPLKGSQHSLSREIKAGDSGDSLVDYGDEDAQFNEDGSFIGEYAGRKEKRASTEIKATVQTSA from the exons ATGTGGTTGCAGAGGAGCCCAGGACTGGCCGCTGTGCAGGCCGTGGTCATCTGTATTTGTGCCTTTCATGCGACTACAGCTATGGACATCCCACTAGAAG TTTTAGGTCACGTAAACA TTGAGCAGCTGCCCACCATCACGGCTCAGTCGCCCAGCTCTCTCATCGCCTTCCCTTTTGATGAGAGCTTCCCCATGACGTGTGAAGCCAAAGGGAATCCCGAGCCAGA ATTCAGATGGACGAAGAATGGCCAGGAATTCGACCCCTCTCTAGACCCCCGCCTGATGAAAGAAGAGCATTCTGGGACCTTTGTGATACCTAATAATGGGAACCTTACAGAGTACCAGGGAACCTATCGCTGTTTCGCCTCAAACAAACTGGGGACTGCCATATCGAAGGAGATTGAGTTCATTGTGCCCA aTGTTCCAAAATTCCCTAAAGAGACACCTGCTCCTGTCGTTGTGGAGGAGGGTCAGccttttactttgaaatgtgACCCACCCAATGGTATACCTCCTCTACAGATCTACTGGATGACTATCA ATCTCCAGCACATTGAACAGGATGAGAGAGTGTCTATGGGTTTGAATGGAGACCTTTACTTTTCTCACGCCGTGGAGAAGGACAGCAGGCGAGACTACTGCTGCTTCGCCCACTTCCCAAGAATACGAACCATCGTTCAGAAGAACGCCATGTCTGTCATAGTCAAGACAA GAAAAGGTGACAGTCCTGAAAGTG CTAATGCAATTCTGGAGAGAAGACCCTCTCTTCTGATGCCCTCTGGTGGAAAGTCAGAGAAACAGCTGGTCAAAGGAGAGGATTTGAAACTGGAGTGCATTGCTGAAGGATA TCCAACTCCACAGGTCGAGTGGGTGAAGATGGACCGCCAACTTCCTGTTAAAGCAACACTGGAGAGTCATGGGAAATTGCTGATTGTGCCAAGAGTAGAACAGAAAGACAGTGGGAAGTACATGTGCAAGGCAAAGAACCCGCTTGGAGAAGCTTTCCATTACTTCACAGTCACAATCGAAG AACCTCCAGAGTGGGTGTTTGAGCCGGAGAGTCAGCTCAGTATGATCGGCTCCGATGTGTTCATCAAGTGCTCCGCCAGCGGGTCTCCTCGGCCAACGACTACATGGAGGGTGAACGGCGTACCCCTGCAGG AATCTCCAGCAGCCAACAGGAAGGCATTTGACGATACCATAGTTTTGCATAACGCCAAACCCTCTGACAGTGCAGTCTATCAGTGTGAGGCCTCAAACAGGCATGGAACCCTTCTGTCCAATGCAAACATCATGATAATGA ATCTGCCCCCTATGATTTTGACCAACAACGGGGAAGATTACTCTGCCGTGGAGGGAAAGGGAGTCATGATGCACTGCAAGGTTTTCAGCTCTCCTCCATCCACAATCTCTTG GAGCAAAGACGACTCCTCTGAATCTGTGGAGGGACCCAGGTTTACCGTTCATGACAACGGGTCGCTAGAGGTCTACAACGTAGAGAAAGGCGACATGGGACAGTACACATGTTTGGCTAAAAACACAGAGGGATCATCTGCCATCGACGCCATGCTGTATGTAAAAG ATCCCACTAGAATAGTCGTGGCCCCGGAGGACCGGCAGATCTTAATAGGTACCATGGCCCAGCTCTCATGCCTGGCAGAGTACGACAAGTCCTTCAGCAACGACTTTGAGCTCCTGTGGGAAAAAGACGATATGGAGATAACCCTCAACTACACTGAGAATTCAAG ATACCTTGTGGAGGATGGTACTCTTCACATTGTCAACGTGAGCCACAGAGACCAGGGTGTGTACACATGTGTGGCAAAGACTCCAGTGGACCATGACACGGCCTCAGCCCTGATCATGGTGTTAG ATGTCCCAGATGCACCTGAGAACTTGGTACTGTCTGAACACAAGAGCAAAAGTGTGAAACTGAAATGGATCCCTGGGGACGATCACAACAGCTCAACCACAG AGTTTATTATCGATTATGAGGAAAGCAAGTGGGAGCCAGGCAACTGGAAAGAACTGCTCCGAGTACCAGGCAACCACAACTCGGCCGTCCTCAAACTCCACGGTCACGTCGACTATCGCTTCCGTGTGTCTGCTGTGAACGATGTAGGGAAGGGTCCTCCCAGTCAGCCAACAGAGAGATACAAAACTCCCCCGGCAG CCCCTGACAAGAACCCTGAAAATATCAAAATCGAAGGTCATTTGCCACATGAAATGGATATCAACTGGGAG CCCCTGTTACCCATTGAGCACAATGGTCCCGGTCTAGAGTATAAGGTGAGTTACAGACGGCAGGATGTGGAGGAGGACTGGAAGGAGCACACAGTGAAGAGACACTCGTTTGTGGTCAGGAACACTCCCACCTTTGTGCCCTACGAAATCAAGATCCAAGCCAAGAACCATCAGGGCTGGGGCCCCGAACCCAAGATAGTGACCGGCTACTCAGGAGAGGACT TTCCCTCTGCTGCACCTGATGATGTAGCTGTGGAGGTGATGAACGGCTCAGTGGTCAAGGTTAGCTGGACACGAGTACACAAGGACAAGTTACATGGACATCTGGGAGGCTACAGG ATAAACTGGTGGCGTCTGCGCACTCTGGTGGACTCAAAGAAAAGCCACGGAGACAAACACGCTCTGACGTTCCCCGGGGATCGCAGCCACGCCATGGTGCCTGGACTAACGCCCTTCTCTGAGTACAGCCTCATAGTCATGACCTTCAACGGGCGGGGCAACGGCCCAGGCAGCCATCCCGTCAACTTCAAAACCCCAGAGGGAG TCCCGGAGAAAAATCCTGTTTTCAGGGTCACAGATGTACAGAGGCACACCGTTTCTTTGGTTTGGGACCCGCCGATGGAACCTAATGGAATTCTCACTGGGTATCTTCTTGAGTACCAGCTCA tCAACGACACAGAGGAAGTGGGGCCCCTGCAAACGATAGACATCAGCAATCCCGACACCACCAAGTGGATCCTGCGTGATCTGGAGCCTGTTAGCAAATACAAGTTCTACCTGCGTTCCTGCACCACGGTGGGCTGCGGGCCTGTTGTCAGCGAAGAGTGCACCACCACCCTAGAAACAA CTTCCATTTTGGCTTCCACTGTCGGTCTCA GCAAGTCAGCTCTCCCCTCACCTCCAAGCACTCCAAAGTCCCCAGTGACCAAACCCACTCGTTCCACTATAG TTCCGGTCCTGTTGAATGTTAGCTCAGCTGTTAGCGACAGCTCTGCAAATATCAGCTGGATATCTGGAGGAGAGCACACACAGTTTTACATTGCATATATGAACCACC GTGAGGGTCACTGGAAGATATCAGAGGCCTTAGACACCTCTAAGACTTTCCACGTCATTGACGGACTCAAACCTGAGACCAAGTACACTGTGCGCCTTGTTCCTAACAGCTGGGTTGATAATTCTAGCATATTTGAAGATGTTATCACAACCGGGTCTACAG GTCTGGCCAGCATCCACGGAGGAATATCAACCCAGGGCTGGTTCATCGGCCTGATGTGTGCCATCGCTGTCCTCACTCTCATTGTGTTGATCGCCTGCTTTGTCAACAGAAATAAAGGAGGAAAGTATTCCG taaaagaaaaagaagacctTCACCCAGACGTGGAGTCCCAGGGCATGAATGACGACACATTTTGTGAATACAG TGACAACGACGAGAAGCCACTGAAGGGCAGCCAGCACTCGCTGAGCAGGGAGATCAAAGCCGGGGACAGCGGGGACAGCCTGGTGGACTACGGCGACGAGGATGCTCAGTTCAACGAAGACGGCTCCTTTATCGGCGAGTACGCAGGGCGAAAGGAGAAGAGGGCGTCCACCGAGATCAAAGCCACCGTTCAGACCTCGGCATGA
- the chl1b gene encoding neural cell adhesion molecule L1-like protein isoform X3 produces the protein MWLQRSPGLAAVQAVVICICAFHATTAMDIPLEVLGHVNIEQLPTITAQSPSSLIAFPFDESFPMTCEAKGNPEPEFRWTKNGQEFDPSLDPRLMKEEHSGTFVIPNNGNLTEYQGTYRCFASNKLGTAISKEIEFIVPNVPKFPKETPAPVVVEEGQPFTLKCDPPNGIPPLQIYWMTINLQHIEQDERVSMGLNGDLYFSHAVEKDSRRDYCCFAHFPRIRTIVQKNAMSVIVKTTNAILERRPSLLMPSGGKSEKQLVKGEDLKLECIAEGYPTPQVEWVKMDRQLPVKATLESHGKLLIVPRVEQKDSGKYMCKAKNPLGEAFHYFTVTIEEPPEWVFEPESQLSMIGSDVFIKCSASGSPRPTTTWRVNGVPLQESPAANRKAFDDTIVLHNAKPSDSAVYQCEASNRHGTLLSNANIMIMNLPPMILTNNGEDYSAVEGKGVMMHCKVFSSPPSTISWSKDDSSESVEGPRFTVHDNGSLEVYNVEKGDMGQYTCLAKNTEGSSAIDAMLYVKDPTRIVVAPEDRQILIGTMAQLSCLAEYDKSFSNDFELLWEKDDMEITLNYTENSRYLVEDGTLHIVNVSHRDQGVYTCVAKTPVDHDTASALIMVLDVPDAPENLVLSEHKSKSVKLKWIPGDDHNSSTTEFIIDYEESKWEPGNWKELLRVPGNHNSAVLKLHGHVDYRFRVSAVNDVGKGPPSQPTERYKTPPAAPDKNPENIKIEGHLPHEMDINWEPLLPIEHNGPGLEYKVSYRRQDVEEDWKEHTVKRHSFVVRNTPTFVPYEIKIQAKNHQGWGPEPKIVTGYSGEDSFFWTCPQEVTSVPSAAPDDVAVEVMNGSVVKVSWTRVHKDKLHGHLGGYRINWWRLRTLVDSKKSHGDKHALTFPGDRSHAMVPGLTPFSEYSLIVMTFNGRGNGPGSHPVNFKTPEGVPEKNPVFRVTDVQRHTVSLVWDPPMEPNGILTGYLLEYQLINDTEEVGPLQTIDISNPDTTKWILRDLEPVSKYKFYLRSCTTVGCGPVVSEECTTTLETTSILASTVGLSKSALPSPPSTPKSPVTKPTRSTIVPVLLNVSSAVSDSSANISWISGGEHTQFYIAYMNHREGHWKISEALDTSKTFHVIDGLKPETKYTVRLVPNSWVDNSSIFEDVITTGSTGLASIHGGISTQGWFIGLMCAIAVLTLIVLIACFVNRNKGGKYSVKEKEDLHPDVESQGMNDDTFCEYSDNDEKPLKGSQHSLSREIKAGDSGDSLVDYGDEDAQFNEDGSFIGEYAGRKEKRASTEIKATVQTSA, from the exons ATGTGGTTGCAGAGGAGCCCAGGACTGGCCGCTGTGCAGGCCGTGGTCATCTGTATTTGTGCCTTTCATGCGACTACAGCTATGGACATCCCACTAGAAG TTTTAGGTCACGTAAACA TTGAGCAGCTGCCCACCATCACGGCTCAGTCGCCCAGCTCTCTCATCGCCTTCCCTTTTGATGAGAGCTTCCCCATGACGTGTGAAGCCAAAGGGAATCCCGAGCCAGA ATTCAGATGGACGAAGAATGGCCAGGAATTCGACCCCTCTCTAGACCCCCGCCTGATGAAAGAAGAGCATTCTGGGACCTTTGTGATACCTAATAATGGGAACCTTACAGAGTACCAGGGAACCTATCGCTGTTTCGCCTCAAACAAACTGGGGACTGCCATATCGAAGGAGATTGAGTTCATTGTGCCCA aTGTTCCAAAATTCCCTAAAGAGACACCTGCTCCTGTCGTTGTGGAGGAGGGTCAGccttttactttgaaatgtgACCCACCCAATGGTATACCTCCTCTACAGATCTACTGGATGACTATCA ATCTCCAGCACATTGAACAGGATGAGAGAGTGTCTATGGGTTTGAATGGAGACCTTTACTTTTCTCACGCCGTGGAGAAGGACAGCAGGCGAGACTACTGCTGCTTCGCCCACTTCCCAAGAATACGAACCATCGTTCAGAAGAACGCCATGTCTGTCATAGTCAAGACAA CTAATGCAATTCTGGAGAGAAGACCCTCTCTTCTGATGCCCTCTGGTGGAAAGTCAGAGAAACAGCTGGTCAAAGGAGAGGATTTGAAACTGGAGTGCATTGCTGAAGGATA TCCAACTCCACAGGTCGAGTGGGTGAAGATGGACCGCCAACTTCCTGTTAAAGCAACACTGGAGAGTCATGGGAAATTGCTGATTGTGCCAAGAGTAGAACAGAAAGACAGTGGGAAGTACATGTGCAAGGCAAAGAACCCGCTTGGAGAAGCTTTCCATTACTTCACAGTCACAATCGAAG AACCTCCAGAGTGGGTGTTTGAGCCGGAGAGTCAGCTCAGTATGATCGGCTCCGATGTGTTCATCAAGTGCTCCGCCAGCGGGTCTCCTCGGCCAACGACTACATGGAGGGTGAACGGCGTACCCCTGCAGG AATCTCCAGCAGCCAACAGGAAGGCATTTGACGATACCATAGTTTTGCATAACGCCAAACCCTCTGACAGTGCAGTCTATCAGTGTGAGGCCTCAAACAGGCATGGAACCCTTCTGTCCAATGCAAACATCATGATAATGA ATCTGCCCCCTATGATTTTGACCAACAACGGGGAAGATTACTCTGCCGTGGAGGGAAAGGGAGTCATGATGCACTGCAAGGTTTTCAGCTCTCCTCCATCCACAATCTCTTG GAGCAAAGACGACTCCTCTGAATCTGTGGAGGGACCCAGGTTTACCGTTCATGACAACGGGTCGCTAGAGGTCTACAACGTAGAGAAAGGCGACATGGGACAGTACACATGTTTGGCTAAAAACACAGAGGGATCATCTGCCATCGACGCCATGCTGTATGTAAAAG ATCCCACTAGAATAGTCGTGGCCCCGGAGGACCGGCAGATCTTAATAGGTACCATGGCCCAGCTCTCATGCCTGGCAGAGTACGACAAGTCCTTCAGCAACGACTTTGAGCTCCTGTGGGAAAAAGACGATATGGAGATAACCCTCAACTACACTGAGAATTCAAG ATACCTTGTGGAGGATGGTACTCTTCACATTGTCAACGTGAGCCACAGAGACCAGGGTGTGTACACATGTGTGGCAAAGACTCCAGTGGACCATGACACGGCCTCAGCCCTGATCATGGTGTTAG ATGTCCCAGATGCACCTGAGAACTTGGTACTGTCTGAACACAAGAGCAAAAGTGTGAAACTGAAATGGATCCCTGGGGACGATCACAACAGCTCAACCACAG AGTTTATTATCGATTATGAGGAAAGCAAGTGGGAGCCAGGCAACTGGAAAGAACTGCTCCGAGTACCAGGCAACCACAACTCGGCCGTCCTCAAACTCCACGGTCACGTCGACTATCGCTTCCGTGTGTCTGCTGTGAACGATGTAGGGAAGGGTCCTCCCAGTCAGCCAACAGAGAGATACAAAACTCCCCCGGCAG CCCCTGACAAGAACCCTGAAAATATCAAAATCGAAGGTCATTTGCCACATGAAATGGATATCAACTGGGAG CCCCTGTTACCCATTGAGCACAATGGTCCCGGTCTAGAGTATAAGGTGAGTTACAGACGGCAGGATGTGGAGGAGGACTGGAAGGAGCACACAGTGAAGAGACACTCGTTTGTGGTCAGGAACACTCCCACCTTTGTGCCCTACGAAATCAAGATCCAAGCCAAGAACCATCAGGGCTGGGGCCCCGAACCCAAGATAGTGACCGGCTACTCAGGAGAGGACT CTTTCTTCTGGACTTGTCCTCAGGAGGTCACCTCAG TTCCCTCTGCTGCACCTGATGATGTAGCTGTGGAGGTGATGAACGGCTCAGTGGTCAAGGTTAGCTGGACACGAGTACACAAGGACAAGTTACATGGACATCTGGGAGGCTACAGG ATAAACTGGTGGCGTCTGCGCACTCTGGTGGACTCAAAGAAAAGCCACGGAGACAAACACGCTCTGACGTTCCCCGGGGATCGCAGCCACGCCATGGTGCCTGGACTAACGCCCTTCTCTGAGTACAGCCTCATAGTCATGACCTTCAACGGGCGGGGCAACGGCCCAGGCAGCCATCCCGTCAACTTCAAAACCCCAGAGGGAG TCCCGGAGAAAAATCCTGTTTTCAGGGTCACAGATGTACAGAGGCACACCGTTTCTTTGGTTTGGGACCCGCCGATGGAACCTAATGGAATTCTCACTGGGTATCTTCTTGAGTACCAGCTCA tCAACGACACAGAGGAAGTGGGGCCCCTGCAAACGATAGACATCAGCAATCCCGACACCACCAAGTGGATCCTGCGTGATCTGGAGCCTGTTAGCAAATACAAGTTCTACCTGCGTTCCTGCACCACGGTGGGCTGCGGGCCTGTTGTCAGCGAAGAGTGCACCACCACCCTAGAAACAA CTTCCATTTTGGCTTCCACTGTCGGTCTCA GCAAGTCAGCTCTCCCCTCACCTCCAAGCACTCCAAAGTCCCCAGTGACCAAACCCACTCGTTCCACTATAG TTCCGGTCCTGTTGAATGTTAGCTCAGCTGTTAGCGACAGCTCTGCAAATATCAGCTGGATATCTGGAGGAGAGCACACACAGTTTTACATTGCATATATGAACCACC GTGAGGGTCACTGGAAGATATCAGAGGCCTTAGACACCTCTAAGACTTTCCACGTCATTGACGGACTCAAACCTGAGACCAAGTACACTGTGCGCCTTGTTCCTAACAGCTGGGTTGATAATTCTAGCATATTTGAAGATGTTATCACAACCGGGTCTACAG GTCTGGCCAGCATCCACGGAGGAATATCAACCCAGGGCTGGTTCATCGGCCTGATGTGTGCCATCGCTGTCCTCACTCTCATTGTGTTGATCGCCTGCTTTGTCAACAGAAATAAAGGAGGAAAGTATTCCG taaaagaaaaagaagacctTCACCCAGACGTGGAGTCCCAGGGCATGAATGACGACACATTTTGTGAATACAG TGACAACGACGAGAAGCCACTGAAGGGCAGCCAGCACTCGCTGAGCAGGGAGATCAAAGCCGGGGACAGCGGGGACAGCCTGGTGGACTACGGCGACGAGGATGCTCAGTTCAACGAAGACGGCTCCTTTATCGGCGAGTACGCAGGGCGAAAGGAGAAGAGGGCGTCCACCGAGATCAAAGCCACCGTTCAGACCTCGGCATGA